The following are encoded in a window of uncultured Sphaerochaeta sp. genomic DNA:
- a CDS encoding Fe(3+) ABC transporter substrate-binding protein — protein MMSRIYAIFCILLFVSAGLFAQGTQESVNVYTHRHYEADAQLFEQFENETGISVNVVTAGADELIQRLSQEGELSSADILITADAGRLEYAKELGLLQKHNSEDIQSAVLPAYRDVEGYWTGLTIRGRVIVYDGAQDDGSQLSTYEALVDPSFADSLLVRSSANIYNQSLLASLIAHHGVGQAEAWASGMVRNMAREPQGNDRDQMKALVSGEGRYAIVNTYYVGLLQTSNDPFEREVGQRIRVFFPNQDGRGTHVNVSGAGITAHAPNRENAQKLLEYLVTEQSQEVFAKANFEYPVRNDVPLHPVVASWGTFKADELNLSSLGAFNTEAVKIFDKTGWK, from the coding sequence ATGATGTCACGTATCTATGCAATTTTCTGCATATTGCTTTTTGTTTCTGCGGGTCTTTTTGCCCAGGGAACACAAGAGAGTGTGAATGTTTATACACATCGACACTACGAAGCGGATGCTCAGCTTTTTGAGCAGTTTGAGAATGAGACAGGAATCTCAGTGAATGTGGTAACAGCTGGAGCTGATGAACTGATACAACGATTGTCGCAGGAAGGAGAACTGTCTTCTGCCGATATTCTGATCACCGCAGACGCTGGGCGTCTTGAGTATGCCAAGGAATTGGGACTATTGCAAAAACATAATTCTGAGGATATCCAATCAGCTGTTCTTCCAGCATATCGTGATGTTGAAGGGTATTGGACTGGATTGACCATTAGAGGACGCGTAATTGTCTATGATGGAGCCCAGGATGATGGTTCACAACTCTCTACATATGAAGCACTTGTGGATCCCTCTTTTGCAGATAGTCTATTGGTACGTTCCTCTGCAAACATATATAATCAGTCACTCCTGGCTTCCTTGATAGCACATCATGGTGTTGGACAAGCTGAAGCATGGGCATCTGGCATGGTGAGAAATATGGCAAGAGAGCCACAAGGGAATGACCGCGACCAGATGAAGGCCTTGGTTTCTGGAGAAGGAAGATATGCTATTGTCAACACATATTATGTTGGATTGCTACAAACGAGTAATGACCCATTTGAACGTGAAGTAGGGCAGCGTATTCGTGTATTTTTCCCCAATCAGGATGGGCGTGGAACACATGTGAATGTTAGTGGTGCCGGTATCACTGCTCATGCCCCAAATAGGGAGAATGCACAAAAACTTCTTGAATATTTGGTAACAGAACAGTCTCAAGAAGTGTTTGCAAAAGCAAACTTTGAATACCCGGTGCGAAATGATGTACCACTTCATCCAGTTGTGGCGTCTTGGGGCACCTTTAAAGCAGATGAACTGAATCTTTCTTCCTTGGGAGCTTTTAATACAGAGGCGGTGAAAATCTTTGATAAAACAGGTTGGAAATAA
- a CDS encoding iron ABC transporter permease yields the protein MYLLPRYIQQTFILGVGTAIGSGLLGVGTAWIMSQYHFKGKMLFEVLLYLPLAVPAYIMAFSYAGFFETGGIFERMFSSLIGFPAPEIQIMNMSGLIMVMSLALYPYVYATVRSSFQMQSPSTMEAARILGASRTRAFWTVAFPSVRPATVAGISLVLMETFSEYGAVHYFGVENFTTGIFRAWFTLRDTALALKLAGFLLIFLFGFLAIEKYSRKRKAYYSISSSQSTELKKLTGISLLLRYCVLLVPIIFGFIIPVSLSLYWSTSIDLYLTPAFWGVLGNTLILAMGASLLIMIIALLVSHASMLFQNTYLQSMMRLGSMGYAIPGAVISLAVLMFSNSVVHLLWQSGIISTNGARSLVVQLGFSNLFFAFLLRYMAVAFKPLESHYLKIGNGVTEAALSLGKTPWKALLSVNLPMLGTPLMVGGLLVFIDLVKELPMTMILRPFNFETLAVKAYYYSTNEMITLASPYSLALVAIATIPSIAISLIRIKQRRRNR from the coding sequence ATGTATCTATTGCCTCGTTATATTCAGCAGACATTCATTCTTGGTGTCGGAACGGCAATAGGGTCTGGACTCCTCGGTGTTGGTACTGCATGGATCATGTCACAGTACCATTTTAAGGGGAAAATGTTATTTGAGGTACTCCTTTATTTACCATTGGCAGTACCGGCATATATCATGGCGTTTTCTTATGCAGGTTTTTTTGAGACGGGAGGTATATTCGAAAGAATGTTTTCCAGTCTCATTGGCTTTCCCGCTCCAGAAATCCAGATCATGAATATGAGCGGGCTGATAATGGTGATGTCCTTGGCTTTATATCCCTATGTTTATGCAACAGTTCGTTCTAGTTTCCAAATGCAATCACCTTCAACAATGGAGGCTGCACGGATTCTTGGAGCATCACGGACGCGTGCATTCTGGACAGTTGCCTTCCCCTCTGTCCGGCCGGCAACTGTCGCGGGTATTAGTCTTGTACTGATGGAGACTTTCTCAGAATATGGGGCAGTTCATTATTTTGGGGTAGAGAACTTCACTACCGGAATATTTAGAGCTTGGTTCACGTTACGTGACACAGCACTTGCGCTGAAACTGGCAGGATTTCTACTGATTTTTCTTTTTGGTTTTCTCGCAATTGAAAAATACTCACGGAAAAGAAAAGCATACTACTCTATCTCTTCTTCCCAATCTACAGAGCTGAAGAAACTTACAGGCATTTCTCTGCTTCTTCGTTACTGTGTGTTACTTGTACCGATAATATTTGGATTCATCATACCTGTAAGCCTTTCTCTCTACTGGAGCACTTCCATTGATCTCTACTTAACTCCAGCCTTCTGGGGTGTCTTAGGGAATACTCTCATTCTCGCAATGGGAGCTTCTCTGCTTATAATGATCATTGCTTTACTCGTTAGTCATGCATCCATGTTGTTTCAGAACACTTACCTTCAGTCGATGATGCGCTTGGGTAGTATGGGCTATGCAATTCCAGGAGCTGTGATATCGCTTGCAGTGCTCATGTTCTCAAATTCTGTGGTTCATCTGCTTTGGCAATCAGGAATCATATCCACCAATGGTGCAAGAAGCCTGGTGGTGCAACTTGGATTCAGTAATTTGTTCTTTGCATTTCTTCTGAGATACATGGCAGTTGCTTTCAAACCATTGGAATCGCACTACCTGAAAATTGGTAATGGTGTAACTGAAGCAGCTCTTTCACTGGGGAAGACCCCTTGGAAGGCTTTGTTATCAGTGAATCTACCGATGTTAGGTACTCCACTTATGGTTGGAGGCTTGCTGGTATTCATTGATTTGGTTAAGGAGTTGCCAATGACTATGATCCTCCGTCCATTCAATTTTGAAACGTTGGCTGTGAAGGCTTACTATTATTCAACAAACGAGATGATTACCCTTGCCTCTCCATACTCCTTGGCACTAGTAGCAATTGCAACAATCCCCTCGATAGCGATTTCATTGATACGAATCAAGCAACGGAGAAGAAATAGATGA
- a CDS encoding ABC transporter ATP-binding protein, which yields MSELRIDDISKRFGNQNTMVLNSLSLHIPTGQTVALLGESGSGKTTLLRIIAGFTDPDSGRVRLDDQDFVNGRYSLVPEKRNIGFVFQDFALFPHLRAIENIGYGLPRSERKKMSKELLELVGMSMYADRYPHELSGGQQQRIAIARALAPRPKVLLMDEPFNSLDAGIKSQMLAFVKGILDQYGITTVIVSHDFQEAEVIADSCAILDAGKVIQYDRVEAIKHSPANSFVRRIVESDYREPPSVSGSR from the coding sequence ATGAGTGAATTGAGAATTGACGATATAAGTAAACGATTTGGCAACCAAAATACGATGGTCCTTAATTCCTTGAGTCTCCATATACCTACTGGTCAGACAGTGGCCCTACTAGGAGAAAGTGGGAGTGGAAAAACCACACTCTTGAGAATTATTGCGGGTTTTACAGACCCTGATTCAGGGAGAGTGAGACTGGATGATCAGGATTTTGTGAATGGAAGGTATTCATTAGTTCCAGAAAAACGGAATATTGGATTTGTATTTCAGGATTTTGCGTTATTTCCTCATCTGCGTGCAATCGAAAATATTGGATATGGTCTTCCAAGAAGTGAGAGGAAGAAGATGAGTAAAGAGTTGCTGGAACTCGTTGGCATGTCCATGTATGCAGATCGATATCCACATGAGCTTTCAGGTGGACAGCAACAACGGATAGCGATTGCCCGAGCACTAGCTCCAAGGCCAAAGGTTTTATTGATGGATGAACCGTTCAACAGTCTTGATGCCGGGATTAAATCCCAGATGTTGGCTTTTGTGAAAGGAATTCTTGATCAGTATGGTATCACCACTGTCATTGTAAGTCATGATTTCCAAGAAGCAGAAGTGATTGCAGATAGTTGCGCCATCCTCGATGCAGGAAAAGTTATTCAATATGATCGTGTTGAAGCGATAAAGCATTCACCTGCAAATTCATTTGTACGTCGAATTGTAGAATCTGATTATAGAGAACCTCCATCCGTTAGTGGCAGCAGGTGA
- a CDS encoding GNAT family N-acetyltransferase has protein sequence MKIETERLLLREMTQEDYPSLAAILQDEQTMYAYETPLSPAETQAWLDRNLARYKADGFGLWAVILKDTGTMIGQAGLTWQSIGGSSQVLEVGYLFNRSYWGKGYAIEAARACKEYAFSTLNSSEVYSIIRDCNVASMNVAIRSGMLARGSFIKHYRGLDIQHLVFSVKREHDRA, from the coding sequence ATGAAAATTGAAACAGAACGATTACTCCTACGAGAGATGACCCAGGAGGACTACCCTTCTCTTGCAGCGATCCTGCAAGACGAGCAGACCATGTACGCATATGAGACTCCTCTCAGCCCTGCTGAAACACAGGCTTGGCTGGACAGGAATCTTGCAAGGTACAAAGCAGACGGTTTTGGACTATGGGCAGTTATCCTGAAAGATACTGGTACCATGATCGGTCAAGCTGGCCTGACATGGCAATCCATTGGGGGATCATCACAGGTGTTGGAAGTTGGGTATCTGTTCAATCGCAGCTACTGGGGAAAAGGATATGCAATTGAAGCAGCAAGAGCATGCAAGGAGTATGCCTTCAGCACGCTGAACAGCAGTGAAGTCTATTCCATCATACGCGACTGTAATGTTGCTTCAATGAATGTTGCAATCCGAAGCGGCATGCTCGCCAGAGGTAGTTTCATAAAGCACTACCGGGGATTAGATATACAACACCTGGTATTCTCAGTTAAAAGAGAGCACGACCGAGCATAA
- a CDS encoding ABC transporter permease, whose product MIRSLPSSKKYRGGFTIFIILYFIFLFAPLVVTMILAFNDSMFPSLPWQGFTLDWFFGNGPEKYGIFHDQTNLRSLFTSFKVALAVMIVSTFLGTCAAFLFEQENFRFKNALYFLMIAPLVIPGVILGISILMFSNTIGLFIENHLGIYVSFLGPGFPLVVLGQSSFISTIVALVVSARLKKFDHTLEEAAYNLGANKAEVLWFITLKYLRPSIIGGAAMAFLMSFENFNTTIFLVGSQATLPINMYMQVRDGSTPVINAISFLLILGTSIFAVINLTKGNKKLL is encoded by the coding sequence ATGATCAGAAGCTTACCTTCCTCAAAGAAATATCGTGGAGGATTCACCATCTTCATCATCCTCTATTTTATTTTCCTCTTTGCCCCACTGGTGGTAACGATGATTCTTGCATTCAATGACTCCATGTTCCCTTCCCTTCCTTGGCAGGGATTTACCCTCGACTGGTTCTTTGGAAATGGACCGGAAAAATACGGCATCTTTCACGACCAAACCAATTTGAGAAGCCTTTTCACCTCATTCAAGGTAGCCTTAGCAGTCATGATCGTCTCAACGTTCCTGGGAACTTGTGCGGCATTTCTCTTTGAACAGGAAAACTTCCGGTTCAAGAACGCACTCTATTTTCTCATGATCGCTCCCTTGGTCATTCCTGGAGTCATCCTGGGTATCTCAATCCTGATGTTCTCCAACACCATAGGTCTGTTCATCGAGAACCACCTGGGCATCTACGTTTCTTTCCTTGGCCCAGGGTTTCCTTTGGTGGTGCTCGGCCAATCCTCGTTCATTTCAACCATTGTTGCGTTGGTTGTCTCTGCTAGATTAAAGAAGTTCGACCACACCCTGGAAGAAGCTGCCTACAACCTGGGAGCGAACAAGGCAGAAGTGCTTTGGTTTATCACCCTCAAGTACCTGAGACCTTCAATTATTGGTGGGGCGGCAATGGCATTCCTTATGTCCTTCGAGAACTTCAACACCACCATATTCCTCGTAGGTTCACAGGCAACACTGCCCATAAATATGTACATGCAAGTACGTGATGGATCTACCCCGGTGATCAATGCCATCTCATTCCTGCTCATTCTTGGCACTTCCATTTTCGCGGTGATTAATCTTACCAAAGGGAACAAGAAACTGCTCTAG
- a CDS encoding ABC transporter permease, with the protein MMKNRQHIKWGFLFFFLPVVLWLFLLIVLPHLELLRLSFSKANTGKFTLDNYLAFFKEPIYWLTFVRTAGYSIIVTFLVMVISLPVSFYISKIAKGRMTGALMILILVPFWVSELIRVYGWMILLRESGILNHFLVSIGLFKEPVEMLYNDITMIMGLVYTSMLFMVVPVLGVMDDLDNSLIEAAYDLGASKIAIWRTIIIPHCASGLVNGGIIVFMLVLGSYLTPNLMGGKNSLWFTEQIYNQIILYFNWNQGAAFGFLLLALSSLIIWVLLKLTKQNLKEVVK; encoded by the coding sequence ATGATGAAGAATAGACAACATATCAAATGGGGTTTTCTCTTCTTTTTCCTGCCCGTCGTACTCTGGCTCTTTCTCTTGATTGTGCTCCCCCACCTTGAGCTTCTGAGGCTCTCTTTCTCAAAGGCAAATACCGGGAAATTCACCTTGGACAACTATCTGGCGTTCTTCAAGGAGCCCATCTACTGGCTCACCTTTGTTCGTACCGCAGGATATTCGATTATTGTTACCTTCCTGGTAATGGTCATTTCCCTGCCGGTCTCATTCTATATCTCGAAGATAGCAAAGGGGAGAATGACCGGGGCATTGATGATCCTCATCCTGGTACCCTTCTGGGTCAGTGAGCTTATCCGTGTCTATGGATGGATGATCCTCCTCAGGGAGAGTGGAATCCTCAACCATTTCCTTGTCTCAATAGGTCTGTTCAAAGAACCTGTTGAGATGCTCTACAATGACATCACCATGATCATGGGCTTGGTATACACCAGCATGCTCTTCATGGTGGTCCCTGTCCTGGGTGTTATGGATGACTTGGATAATTCGCTTATCGAGGCAGCCTATGACCTGGGAGCATCGAAGATAGCCATCTGGAGGACCATCATTATTCCTCACTGTGCCTCAGGGCTCGTCAATGGAGGGATCATCGTATTCATGCTGGTATTGGGAAGCTACCTTACCCCTAACCTGATGGGAGGCAAGAACTCCCTCTGGTTTACCGAGCAGATTTACAACCAGATAATCCTCTATTTCAACTGGAACCAGGGAGCGGCCTTTGGGTTCCTGCTCTTGGCCCTCTCTTCCCTGATCATATGGGTTCTTCTCAAACTCACCAAACAAAACCTGAAGGAGGTGGTAAAATGA
- a CDS encoding ABC transporter ATP-binding protein has product MDSALSVQNVTKRFGDFTAVDQVSFEVEDGKFFSILGPSGCGKTTLLRMIAGFYKPDGGTILFNGKNMDGVAPNKRPVNLVFQSLALFPMMNVHENIAFGLRRRGEKGPNVDKKVRELLERVGLPESGKKQISQLSGGQKQRIAIARCLIMEPTVLLLDEPLGALDAKLREHMKVELKTLQSQVGTTFVYITHDQSEAMVMSDMVAVMNNGHFEQIGTPQQLYHEPKSSFVAQFVGNNNKLRVKLHSDQSGNTIARYADRYDFRLAQRFESANENDEYDLFIRPEAVIINPGEGRENFQSLPVEVTSILFDGGNSRLLVKPLGTDEELVIALPQTREYDHIRSKDRIQVGWDLNKTVCFKRSDWKLYDEE; this is encoded by the coding sequence ATGGATAGCGCACTCTCAGTACAAAATGTCACCAAACGATTTGGTGATTTCACTGCAGTTGACCAGGTTTCATTCGAAGTAGAGGATGGAAAGTTCTTTTCTATTTTAGGACCTTCGGGTTGTGGAAAGACGACACTCCTACGTATGATCGCTGGATTCTATAAGCCTGACGGGGGAACCATCCTCTTCAACGGAAAAAACATGGATGGGGTTGCCCCCAATAAGCGGCCAGTGAACCTGGTGTTTCAGAGTCTCGCACTTTTCCCCATGATGAATGTGCATGAAAACATTGCATTCGGACTGCGGCGAAGAGGGGAGAAAGGACCTAATGTAGACAAGAAGGTCCGGGAATTACTGGAGCGGGTTGGTCTACCGGAATCGGGGAAAAAACAGATCAGCCAACTCTCTGGTGGACAGAAACAACGCATTGCAATCGCACGATGCCTGATCATGGAACCAACAGTGCTCTTGCTCGATGAACCCTTGGGTGCACTCGATGCCAAGCTGCGTGAACATATGAAAGTGGAACTTAAGACACTGCAATCGCAGGTTGGAACAACATTTGTCTACATTACCCATGACCAGAGTGAAGCCATGGTCATGAGTGATATGGTTGCAGTCATGAACAACGGACATTTTGAACAGATAGGGACACCCCAACAACTCTACCATGAACCAAAGTCCTCATTTGTTGCCCAGTTTGTAGGAAACAACAACAAACTACGGGTAAAACTTCACAGTGATCAAAGCGGCAACACCATAGCCAGATATGCTGACAGGTATGACTTCCGTCTGGCCCAGAGATTTGAGAGCGCAAATGAAAATGACGAGTATGATCTCTTCATACGCCCAGAGGCTGTGATCATCAATCCAGGGGAAGGAAGGGAGAACTTCCAAAGCCTTCCCGTGGAAGTTACCTCAATCCTCTTTGATGGAGGAAATAGTCGTCTTTTGGTCAAGCCTTTGGGAACCGACGAGGAACTGGTGATAGCACTTCCCCAGACAAGGGAATACGACCATATTCGTTCAAAGGATCGCATACAGGTTGGTTGGGACCTGAATAAGACTGTCTGCTTCAAACGCAGTGATTGGAAGTTATATGATGAAGAATAG
- a CDS encoding extracellular solute-binding protein, translated as MKKVILVLMVLMVMGSVIYAQASAETKNPVLRIITWSGYAPQELLDKFTEETGYKVEVTLSNNEEMISKLRATRGGGFDLAQPSQDRISSVVEQYGIYQPIDYARIETEQIDASLLEAVKKNTLVDGESYAVPHVYGTEGLVVNKALAPDVKDFKDLLDPKYAGRVSYRLKRPTLIGMGFSLGYDPFELYNDPEAYQDFLDEMEKVLIAGKPSVKTYWDNGDQLLQSLRSEEVWAASAWEQAGWKLHAENPNIDYIAPTSGALAWVDTFAIPAKSENLDAAYAYINFMLEPENAAFFTNRETYGTASKDAVNYLDPEIKANFTRGLPPEVLANINWYPTVPAGIEEMEGKTLDKVKAAR; from the coding sequence ATGAAAAAAGTCATTCTTGTTCTCATGGTCCTAATGGTTATGGGCAGTGTAATCTATGCCCAAGCATCAGCCGAGACGAAAAATCCCGTGCTACGAATCATCACCTGGTCAGGGTATGCCCCGCAGGAACTGCTTGATAAGTTCACTGAGGAAACCGGCTACAAGGTTGAGGTGACCCTCAGCAACAACGAAGAGATGATCAGCAAGCTCAGAGCAACCCGTGGCGGCGGATTTGACCTTGCCCAGCCCTCACAGGACCGCATCTCCTCTGTCGTTGAGCAGTATGGCATCTACCAGCCAATCGACTATGCAAGGATCGAGACCGAACAGATTGATGCTTCCCTGCTAGAAGCAGTGAAGAAAAACACCTTGGTGGACGGAGAATCCTACGCTGTCCCACACGTGTATGGGACTGAAGGCTTGGTAGTCAACAAGGCCTTGGCACCGGATGTCAAGGATTTCAAGGACCTTCTCGATCCCAAGTATGCAGGAAGAGTATCCTACCGCCTGAAGAGACCTACCCTTATAGGCATGGGATTCTCCCTCGGCTATGATCCATTCGAGCTCTATAATGACCCAGAAGCATATCAGGACTTCCTTGACGAGATGGAAAAAGTTCTCATCGCTGGAAAGCCTTCAGTAAAAACCTACTGGGACAACGGAGACCAGTTGTTGCAGTCTCTCCGCTCTGAAGAGGTCTGGGCAGCATCAGCTTGGGAACAGGCTGGATGGAAACTTCATGCTGAGAACCCAAACATCGACTATATCGCCCCAACCAGCGGAGCACTTGCTTGGGTCGACACCTTCGCCATACCGGCAAAGAGTGAAAACCTTGATGCAGCATATGCATACATCAACTTCATGTTGGAGCCTGAGAACGCTGCGTTCTTCACCAACCGAGAGACCTATGGAACAGCTTCCAAGGATGCTGTGAATTATCTTGATCCCGAGATCAAGGCAAACTTTACCCGTGGCCTCCCTCCAGAGGTACTGGCAAACATCAACTGGTATCCGACCGTCCCAGCAGGAATTGAAGAGATGGAAGGAAAGACCCTCGATAAGGTAAAGGCTGCTCGCTAG
- a CDS encoding GNAT family N-acetyltransferase encodes MITIHSVSSNREWNQFFTFPNQLYKDNPYYVPTLILDEKWNFNPKKNPAFEYIDVVAFLAKEDGKVVGRIAALINHKLNKAQQKKYIRFTRYDVIDDIAVSKLLFEKVFSWGKEKGMDTIIGPIGFSDLDKQGLLVEGFDQLSMFITLYNHPYYHEHLQLLGFIKDVDWVEYKVFVPEKIDPRIERISEIAQKRHGYRLLSFTSKKKVLPYAHQMFHMYNEAFAELYGFCPLTDGQINLAIKQFLSLVSLEYIYVVVDANEKVIGFGIMVPSLSLAMQKSRGRLLPLGFVRILRSLKKHEVLDMYLIAVKPEYMGRGVNAIILQEGIKTALANGVRYAETGPELEYNENVQTQWKSFKTEQHKRRRCYIRTLE; translated from the coding sequence ATGATTACGATCCATTCTGTCTCCTCGAATCGTGAGTGGAACCAATTCTTTACATTTCCAAACCAACTCTATAAAGACAACCCTTACTATGTACCTACCTTGATCCTCGATGAGAAGTGGAACTTCAATCCTAAGAAGAACCCTGCATTCGAATATATTGATGTTGTAGCTTTCCTTGCAAAAGAAGATGGAAAGGTAGTTGGGCGTATTGCTGCCTTGATCAACCATAAGCTGAACAAGGCCCAACAGAAAAAGTATATCCGATTCACTCGCTATGACGTAATTGACGATATTGCAGTCAGCAAACTCCTTTTCGAAAAAGTCTTCTCGTGGGGCAAGGAAAAGGGAATGGATACCATTATCGGCCCCATCGGTTTCTCAGACCTCGACAAACAAGGACTCTTGGTTGAAGGATTCGACCAGCTCAGTATGTTTATCACCTTGTACAACCATCCCTACTACCATGAACACCTGCAACTACTGGGATTTATCAAAGATGTGGACTGGGTTGAATATAAGGTCTTTGTACCTGAAAAAATCGATCCAAGAATTGAGAGAATCAGTGAAATCGCACAAAAGCGCCATGGATACCGCCTACTCTCCTTTACCAGCAAAAAAAAGGTACTGCCCTACGCCCACCAGATGTTCCATATGTATAATGAGGCATTTGCAGAGCTTTATGGATTCTGCCCGCTTACCGATGGACAGATAAACCTTGCCATCAAGCAATTTCTAAGCCTGGTAAGCCTTGAGTATATCTACGTTGTCGTGGATGCCAATGAGAAGGTCATTGGATTTGGCATCATGGTCCCTTCCCTCTCCTTGGCAATGCAGAAATCGCGTGGGCGTCTTCTTCCGCTTGGTTTTGTACGGATCCTCAGGTCACTCAAGAAGCATGAAGTGCTGGATATGTACCTTATCGCAGTTAAACCTGAATATATGGGAAGAGGGGTGAATGCCATCATTCTCCAGGAAGGTATCAAGACAGCACTAGCGAACGGGGTTCGTTACGCAGAGACCGGCCCTGAGTTGGAGTACAACGAGAATGTACAAACGCAGTGGAAGAGCTTCAAGACCGAACAACACAAACGAAGGCGTTGCTATATTCGCACTCTCGAGTAA
- a CDS encoding methyltransferase domain-containing protein, whose protein sequence is MSMKTPVTDTYDKNFLLETMMGPNAMRITEELVSSLPIAPGMRILDLGCGMGISSILLAEKYDVTVFAADLWISPTDNAKRFAERGLDAKIFPFLVDATKEIPFAHEYFDMIISVDSYQYFGTNESMLAKLLPFVKKDGYIAVAVPGFNKDFPDGELPKEVQPFWTPEWYFYSLSWWKSLWEKEPGIEITEFREMTSCKQAWDDWLQSPNPYAKEDLVMMEAGVGKYFNIIQMVGRKR, encoded by the coding sequence ATGAGTATGAAAACACCTGTTACTGATACCTATGACAAGAACTTTCTCCTGGAGACGATGATGGGACCGAATGCGATGCGGATCACCGAAGAACTGGTAAGTTCGCTTCCCATTGCTCCAGGTATGCGTATTCTTGATCTCGGCTGTGGTATGGGAATCTCATCCATTCTGCTTGCAGAGAAGTATGACGTGACCGTGTTTGCCGCTGATCTGTGGATATCCCCCACCGATAATGCCAAACGCTTTGCCGAACGTGGGCTTGATGCAAAGATATTTCCTTTCTTGGTGGATGCAACGAAAGAGATTCCCTTTGCTCATGAATATTTCGATATGATCATCAGCGTGGATTCCTATCAGTACTTTGGCACGAATGAAAGTATGCTAGCGAAACTTCTGCCCTTCGTGAAAAAGGATGGCTATATTGCGGTTGCCGTTCCTGGGTTCAATAAAGATTTTCCCGATGGTGAGTTGCCAAAGGAGGTTCAACCTTTCTGGACGCCAGAATGGTATTTCTATTCCCTTTCCTGGTGGAAATCCCTCTGGGAAAAAGAACCTGGTATTGAGATAACCGAGTTCCGTGAAATGACCTCATGCAAACAAGCTTGGGATGATTGGCTACAATCACCTAACCCCTATGCCAAAGAAGATCTTGTCATGATGGAAGCAGGGGTAGGGAAGTATTTCAATATCATTCAAATGGTAGGACGGAAACGGTAA
- a CDS encoding HD domain-containing phosphohydrolase, giving the protein MTTLSKTQASILLVEDQKENIDLLRTILGNEYKLRIATNGAMATHSIMNQPPDLVLLDVGLPDMDGFEVCRWIKTAFPQLSIPVIFITAAISELDEERGLELGAVDYIHKPYKRSIVKNRVRNQLDLLRYRNYLQEEVAAQTEQIRETQKGLLTALALATEYRDQKTGAHILRTKKLITLFLEVLRPFYPDDLSDEAVELIIEASLLHDIGKIGIPDSILLKNGPLTTEEYSVMKEHAKTGQELLNKALDQYPDNEFLKIAVQMAAYHHEHWDGSGYPYGLKGEEIPLPARIMAIVDVYESLTANRVYRQGMSPENAKKIIVEGDGRVVPDHFDPKILSLFSSHHQEFAKIASSI; this is encoded by the coding sequence ATGACAACTCTAAGTAAGACGCAAGCTTCGATCTTGTTAGTAGAAGACCAAAAAGAAAATATTGATTTGCTACGGACAATTCTGGGCAATGAGTACAAACTAAGGATTGCTACCAATGGTGCTATGGCAACGCACAGTATTATGAACCAACCTCCAGACCTCGTACTACTTGATGTTGGCCTGCCTGACATGGATGGTTTTGAGGTATGTCGCTGGATTAAGACTGCTTTCCCGCAACTTTCCATTCCAGTGATCTTCATTACTGCAGCGATTTCTGAATTGGATGAAGAGCGAGGTCTCGAATTGGGGGCTGTGGACTATATTCATAAACCCTATAAACGATCCATTGTAAAGAATCGGGTAAGGAATCAACTCGATTTATTACGATATAGGAATTACCTGCAAGAAGAAGTTGCCGCACAGACAGAACAGATTCGAGAAACACAGAAAGGGTTACTCACTGCACTCGCTCTTGCAACGGAATATCGAGACCAGAAGACAGGAGCTCATATTCTACGTACAAAAAAATTGATTACCCTATTCTTGGAAGTTCTTCGACCATTTTATCCTGATGATCTATCAGATGAAGCTGTTGAGCTAATCATTGAAGCTTCACTGTTGCATGATATCGGGAAGATAGGAATTCCTGATTCGATCTTGTTGAAAAATGGTCCCTTAACCACTGAAGAATACTCTGTGATGAAGGAGCATGCAAAAACAGGACAAGAGCTCCTGAACAAAGCTCTTGATCAGTATCCAGATAATGAATTTCTCAAGATTGCGGTTCAGATGGCGGCATATCATCACGAACATTGGGATGGTAGTGGCTATCCGTATGGTTTAAAGGGAGAAGAAATCCCTTTGCCTGCACGGATCATGGCGATTGTGGATGTTTATGAATCATTAACTGCAAACAGGGTTTATCGGCAGGGAATGTCCCCAGAGAATGCAAAAAAGATAATTGTTGAAGGAGATGGTCGAGTGGTACCAGACCATTTCGATCCAAAAATTCTTTCATTGTTTAGTTCTCATCACCAAGAGTTCGCGAAAATTGCCTCTAGTATTTAA